The following proteins come from a genomic window of Salvia hispanica cultivar TCC Black 2014 chromosome 4, UniMelb_Shisp_WGS_1.0, whole genome shotgun sequence:
- the LOC125218391 gene encoding ORM1-like protein 3 has translation MANLYVRAAPTTDLNRNTEWFTYPGVWSTYILILFFSWLMVLSVFACSPGMAWTVVHLSHFLVTYHFFHWKKGTPFAEDQGIYNRLTWWEQIDSGKQLTRNRKFLTVVPVVLYLIASHTTDYQHPMLFFNTLAVFVLVVAKFPNMHKVRIFGINADQ, from the exons ATGGCGAATTTGTACGTTCGGGCTGCGCCGACGACGGATCTGAACCGGAACACGGAATGGTTTACCTACCCCGGCGTCTGGAGCACCTACATCCTTATACTCTTCTTCTCATGGCTCATGGTCCTCTCTGTCTTCGCTTGCTCTCCCGGCATGGCGTGGACCGTCGTTCATCTCTCTCATTTCCTC GTCACATATCACTTTTTTCACTGGAAGAAGGGGACTCCATTTGCAGAAGATCAGGGTATCTACAATAGGTTGACTTGGTGGGAGCAAATAGACAGTGGCAAACAACTTACTCGTAATAGGAAGTTCTTAACAGTCGTTCCTGTAGTTTT GTACTTGATAGCCTCCCATACAACTGACTATCAACATCCTATGCTCTTCTTCAACACTCTAGCTGTTTTTGTTCTGGTTGTTGCCAAGTTCCCAAACATGCATAAAGTTCGCATCTTTGGAATAAACGCTGATCAATGA
- the LOC125220052 gene encoding dof zinc finger protein 1-like isoform X1, giving the protein MDSTAAQWPPPQVNEKVRWSGSNERKMRPQKERALNCPRCNSTNTKFCYYNNYSLSQPRYFCKTCRRYWTEGGSLRNIPVGGGSRKNKPSSISTNLVPSPQNPKSHHFKALSEIISSSLPQQQQHLSLLADPYSSSLEGLVSGYGSFQGLPETSGKLLFPNNGGDHGYWNGGGSWLQ; this is encoded by the exons atggATTCAACCGCTGCTCAATGGCCTCCTCCACAG GTGAATGAGAAGGTGAGGTGGTCAGGATCAAATGAGAGGAAAATGAGGCCTCAGAAAGAGAGAGCTCTCAACTGCCCTCGCTGCAACTCCACCAACACCAAATTCTGCTACTACAACAACTACAGCCTCTCTCAGCCCAGATACTTCTGCAAAACATGCCGCCGCTACTGGACTGAAGGCGGCTCCCTCCGCAACATCCCTGTCGGCGGTGGCTCCCGCAAGAACAAGCCTTCTTCCATTTCCACTAATTTGGTGCCTTCGCCACAAAACCCTAAATCCCACCATTTCAAAGCCCTAAGCGAGATCATCTCATCTTCACTGccgcagcagcagcagcatctCTCCTTGCTGGCGGATCCGTACTCGTCGTCGCTGGAAGGGCTTGTGAGCGGCTATGGAAGCTTCCAGGGGCTTCCGGAAACGAGCGGGAAGCTTCTGTTTCCCAACAATGGAGGAGATCATGGATATTGGAATGGTGGTGGATCATG GTTGCAGTAG
- the LOC125220052 gene encoding dof zinc finger protein 1-like isoform X2 translates to MDSTAAQWPPPQVNEKVRWSGSNERKMRPQKERALNCPRCNSTNTKFCYYNNYSLSQPRYFCKTCRRYWTEGGSLRNIPVGGGSRKNKPSSISTNLVPSPQNPKSHHFKALSEIISSSLPQQQQHLSLLADPYSSSLEGLVSGYGSFQGLPETSGKLLFPNNGGDHGYWNGGGSWSS, encoded by the exons atggATTCAACCGCTGCTCAATGGCCTCCTCCACAG GTGAATGAGAAGGTGAGGTGGTCAGGATCAAATGAGAGGAAAATGAGGCCTCAGAAAGAGAGAGCTCTCAACTGCCCTCGCTGCAACTCCACCAACACCAAATTCTGCTACTACAACAACTACAGCCTCTCTCAGCCCAGATACTTCTGCAAAACATGCCGCCGCTACTGGACTGAAGGCGGCTCCCTCCGCAACATCCCTGTCGGCGGTGGCTCCCGCAAGAACAAGCCTTCTTCCATTTCCACTAATTTGGTGCCTTCGCCACAAAACCCTAAATCCCACCATTTCAAAGCCCTAAGCGAGATCATCTCATCTTCACTGccgcagcagcagcagcatctCTCCTTGCTGGCGGATCCGTACTCGTCGTCGCTGGAAGGGCTTGTGAGCGGCTATGGAAGCTTCCAGGGGCTTCCGGAAACGAGCGGGAAGCTTCTGTTTCCCAACAATGGAGGAGATCATGGATATTGGAATGGTGGTGGATCATG GTCTAGCTAG
- the LOC125220052 gene encoding dof zinc finger protein 1-like isoform X3, which translates to MDSTAAQWPPPQVNEKVRWSGSNERKMRPQKERALNCPRCNSTNTKFCYYNNYSLSQPRYFCKTCRRYWTEGGSLRNIPVGGGSRKNKPSSISTNLVPSPQNPKSHHFKALSEIISSSLPQQQQHLSLLADPYSSSLEGLVSGYGSFQGLPETSGKLLFPNNGGDHGYWNGGGS; encoded by the exons atggATTCAACCGCTGCTCAATGGCCTCCTCCACAG GTGAATGAGAAGGTGAGGTGGTCAGGATCAAATGAGAGGAAAATGAGGCCTCAGAAAGAGAGAGCTCTCAACTGCCCTCGCTGCAACTCCACCAACACCAAATTCTGCTACTACAACAACTACAGCCTCTCTCAGCCCAGATACTTCTGCAAAACATGCCGCCGCTACTGGACTGAAGGCGGCTCCCTCCGCAACATCCCTGTCGGCGGTGGCTCCCGCAAGAACAAGCCTTCTTCCATTTCCACTAATTTGGTGCCTTCGCCACAAAACCCTAAATCCCACCATTTCAAAGCCCTAAGCGAGATCATCTCATCTTCACTGccgcagcagcagcagcatctCTCCTTGCTGGCGGATCCGTACTCGTCGTCGCTGGAAGGGCTTGTGAGCGGCTATGGAAGCTTCCAGGGGCTTCCGGAAACGAGCGGGAAGCTTCTGTTTCCCAACAATGGAGGAGATCATGGATATTGGAATGGTGGTGGATCATG A